Genomic DNA from Equus asinus isolate D_3611 breed Donkey chromosome 10, EquAss-T2T_v2, whole genome shotgun sequence:
CTAAGAAATCCTCCATTAAGTTTTTACTCTAGGTTACCTTGACTCCTACAGCATCTCTGGGGTTAAATGCCAGATTTTTCGGGTTCCAAGGACCAATCAATCAACTATTTAATTTAGTGACTGCAGTATGGACAGAACAGCAATGCGTACCTGTCAAGGCTCCAAAGCTTCACAGAGCCATCAGCAGCACAGGAGGCCAGATTGACATCTTTTTGGTCCAAGGAGACAGTGGATTTCGGATGGAATACAATTGCTCCTACGTTTGTGTTATGGCCTGAAGGAGTGTCGGAGATAAAAGTCAAAGGGTTCTCGCAGCTTTATAACTGATGTGCAAATACAGACTATGACGAATAATGTAGATATATATGAGGGAACAGGTGGACGTATAGAGTATTAAAGTGACTactcaactatttaaaaaaatgaactaaattaCAAAAAacacttttgcttttttggtttAGAGATTGTAAATGCCAGAGTGGGGCTGAACATGAGagaaatgtggtatatgtatgaTGTCATTATCTTCCAGCCTTGCggtcagaaaaaaacaaaccaagtcAAATGGAATCAGGAATTAATCTTGTGTGTCCTGGGTCTGAGCATAAGGTAGAGTGTCAGAGTTTTACTGCTTGACAGAGTTCACAGTGGGAAAAAGATTGAGATTCAAACAACATTCTAACTCACCTCGGAGAGTGTGAAGAAGGTTGCAATCAGGAACAGACCAGAGCTTGCAAAGCCCACTCCTATCAAATACAAAGGAAAGCATCTCAGCCAGGGTTGGTCTGGGAAGGAAAAGGTACCTTGGTAACATTACTAAAGGACAGTCTCTTCTCACCCCCAATAAACTTTATACAGTggcagacagaaaaataaaaataaaaggcttaTCATTTGAAGGGTTATAGAAGAAAGCTACGTCCGGGTTTCATGCAAGCAGAGGCCTCTACTAGACTATAATTAATACAGCACAAGTTGCTCTTCTCCTTAACTTTTGGATCGATTTGTGAGGGAAGGTACGACAAATTAAACTACCcaattaataataacattaataatgcTACTATCACCTTAAACCTGTACAGCATTTTGCTGCTTACAAAGTACTTAAATTTTTTAgactttttatttcagaaaattttcaaCCAATTACTTTCATATCTGTCATCTCAAGTAATCCTTATAACAGACCTGTGAGATAGATGAGGCAGGAATGATCAGTTCTACTTTATAAGGGCggtaaactgaggcttggggagggggaggggagtggtgTGGATCCTTGGCTTTCTCCTGAACCTCAGCCTCAATTTCCGCCTAGTCAAGTAGTTCTTGTGCATACAATGTAGGGAAGTTTCCCTCCCTCTAGGTGGCCAGGTCCCACAGAAAAAACTCATAACTGAATAGAACAAAACAACAAAGTAATCACATTCTAAGAGTTTTCTGCATATGTGGTGGtaagtacaaaacaaaataaacatcaaaacaCCAGTTCACATTTACTGAGTCTTACCACATACCATGCACTATCAAGCAAAAAGCTTTACAGACACCTCACcccacttacagatgaggaaactgaagctgagagatGAAGCATCTTGCCTAGATTACGTAACTAAAACAGAAAAGCTatagggccggccctgtgtccgagtggttaagttcgaacgctccgctgtggcggtgtcccgcatgccacaactagagggacccagaactaaaatacacaactatgtaccagggggctttggggagaaaaaggaaaaataaaatcttgaaaaaaaaaaaggaaagctacaGTCAAGTGTGGACACTAGTTAGTCCACAGCTGACTATATGACCTATTCCAAAACACCAGTGTCAAGAACATGACAGACTGCCACATGTCATGATCTCTGCGGTCACTTGTGAACAGTCAGAACTGTTCAGAAAGACTATTCATAATATAATGGGCAGAGCAGGAGCATTCCTAGTTTGGTGTGATCatgagaagcagaggaagaggatATGGAAACAGAGCCTAAGACAAATGCTAATTTTTTCCCTGAACCTGTCCCCgcctttaggaaaaaaaacacaggaCTTACCAACAAGCTGTGGCCAGCATTTTGGAATTGGGACTAAAGTGGCAGTAGGAGATAGGCCGATCATCCCCAATCTGACTGCAGAAATTattcaaagacttaaaaaaaagacaaatggtgATCATTAATAGGCTAATCCAAGTGTGTCTTGGCTTTTCCACCATAAAAAACCAAGTTTATGGTTTTAACACAACCCAAGGTTCTTTGATACTTTTTTTGTGAGGAGACACATATAGTGATGACTGAATGGAGTCAAGGCTCATCTGGAACCCCAGCATGCTGTCTGCTACAGTCTTAGTATCACTAGCTTCTGTGTCAGCTAGATATACACAGGAAAAACGTGGGGAGACATAAAGTGCAGCTTCAACgtagtaaaaggaaaaattaaagagcAGAACCACAGGCCTCTGCTGAATACAAAGGACAACAGGGTCCTGCCACCTAAACTGATGGCCCTTCCAAACAGTGGCAATGTAAGCAGAGGGATAACCATAGCTGCCTGTACTTTCCTAGAGGCGGCCAAGGGAGAAAACCTAATCAATATTTAAGCACCTTGAAGATGAGATACTCGCTGAGCATCTTACCCGGAGAGATTTGTGCAGCTCTTGCATCTGGGAGGTCCTAGTTGTCTCAGGAATCTCTTTGTGGAGACGGGCCTCTTCCAAGCGTTTCATGGCTCTGTGACATACAAACACCATAATTACCATGAGCAAGGGTCCACAGGACTGTCTCTACTATTCAATTTCACTTTACAACCACAGTCATCATCGAGCAGATCTTCAGTCCTtgagaggaaacaagaaaaaatacgCTTCTTTCCCCTTCTCGAGGTTCTCCTTACCTGGGCAGTGAATAATTAGCAATCCACAGTCTAGCAACCTTCAGGCTGTTTGGTCCTTCATGGTACCAGGTTTGCTGATACTGAAAGTTAAATTAACAGCAGAAATGTTAAGTCTGAGGCATTCCTGCCCCGCTCATAGCTGTCAATTCCCTAACATAACTGCCTAGAAAAAAGGTGAATTAGTTCAGTAATAGGATGAGGTCAGGCGTATGTGCTTTCTACAGTGTTCGCTTCTGTGAGGTCTTACTGGGTGGTTTCTGGCTCCTTGGTAAAAGTTACTCCAGGAATGCCATGGCTCTTTCCTGAAGAGGAAACACgctaaccttttcttttttcctggtggggaagatttgcccCTGGCTaatatccgctgccaatcttcctcttttttgcttgaggagactggccctgagctaacgtccgtgcccatcttccgctattttgtatgtgggacgcctctacagcgtggctgatgagtggagtaggtcctcatctgggctgccgaagtggagcacatggaactttacttggccacagggctggccccactaatCTCCATTTATTCCTACACAGGAACCACAGACTACTGCCAACAACTATTCCTGAACAGCAGAGTCTTTAGGAACATTTCTCCCCTCACCCTAGCAAACCACCGAAAACAGAAGATGAGAGAACTATTCCCTCATTTTGTGTTTATACTATGAAGCCAAAGGCATATCTTACCTCTTCTTTGGACTTCTTAGATTTCTCATCatcttttttggtcttttttaaGGCATCAGTACCGACTACTGAGAGGATATTTCTTAACCTATAACAAAAAACATCAGAATTAAACAGAGGCAAGATGAGAATGTGGAAAGGACATCCAAAAAGACAGGAAGCTTCCCCTAATCTCTCACCAATCAAACCCTTAGGGGCCTTCTGTAAGAGTCAGCTGCCACGTCTCAACTTCCAGTGTGATTTCTTTCACTTGATCTTTATTTGCAGTTTCCCTAAACTGAACTATAAGCAATTGCTCTACTCAATTTAGAGTCGGCTAGCCCCAGTACCACTACCACTGAGTCTGTGAAGAGAGCTAACTTTCGCTCAGTGCCACAGTGCGCTGGATACTGACCCAGGTGCTAAGTCCACAACAATGACTTAAGAAACAGTTCTTGATTTCCACTAGCACAGTCGGGATGGGGAAGTGCGGAGAGTAACAGGGAACTACAGCACGTTATGTCAGTATTACGCAGAGTAAGCAGAGGGTGCTAAAGGGGAACGCAAAAGGATACCTAACGTAGGCTTGGAGGGagggtcagggaagacttctcagAGGAGGCGCTACCTGAACTGAGTCCTCAATTAGTCGGGGCAATAGGTCAAGAATGGGAAAGGACAGTTGAAGCAGGGGGTTAAGAAATATAAAGGTCTGGAGATAAGAAAAGCATGTTGAGCTTGGAATCACAAATATGATTGGCACAAATAAATATGGCTGGAGCATGGAACACAAGAAAAGGGCTGGTGAGGGATATGGCTGCAAATGTGAGTAGAGGTCAGGTCACAAAGAGCTCCTAACGCCACAGTAAGGAGGGTTTACGTTTGAGAAAGATCCCTGGAAAAGTATAGAGAATGGTTTGAAAAGGGCAGAATAAGTGCAGGGAAAGTGGACAGGGTACTGCTGTAGGAAGCCTGAGTCTCAGCGGTGGACTGAATGAGGACAGCAGCAGTACGGATTCGAGACATTCGTCTAAGGGACACAACAATCAGCCAGACTTTCTGTTGgagaagacaaacaataaacaacaataaaagtCTACCCTTTGAAAATAACATACTATGATAGAAAATAATGGAGGGGCTTACTTTACAAGTGGTCACGTTAGGAAAGCCTTCTTAGAGATGGCATTTATGCtgaaaccaaaagaataaaagggCTTTAAAAGGCAGGAGaggggaacagaaagaaaaattaagtgacaagacagaaaaaaagctTGAGTATTCCAGGAGGCCCGCTGTGGCTACAAAGTCTAGTAAACTGGGGAAGAGCGGCACAAGGTAAGGCTGAAGGCATGATTAGGAGTCTTTAAGCATAAGAAGGAGACACTGCAGGAATTTAAGGAAGCAATTAACACAACAGGTTTGGGGCTGTTACAACAGTCTAGATGTGAAAGcaatggaggcagagaaaagaagaCACATTGCAAGTACATTTCAGAAGTAGAATAGACTAGATTTCACTGATGGATTACAAAGGAGGTGAGGCAGGTTTTCAACTGAAAACTGAATGGTAGTGTTATTTGCAAGGAGAATAGGACAGGGGTAGGAACAGATGAGCTCAATTTAGACATGCCAAATTTGAAGTACCTATGGAATATTTAGGCTAAAACAGAGATCTGGGCGTCATCAGAATACACATGGTAAAGGATGCCAGGGAGCAGATGAGATCACCCAGGGTGAGTGCAGAATGAGGGGAAAGAACCGCAGCACATAAAGGTTAGGCAGGGAATACAGAGGCTTACAGGCGAGTGAGAATCAGTCAGGAAATAGGAGGAAAATCAGGATTTGGTCTTATgagagctgaggaaagggagTGTTTCAAGGAGGGAGTGGCTGCCAGTGTACTAGGGCTGTTCTTAGTAAAGATGAGTTGATGAGCTTAGTAAAGAGCAATTTCAACGTGGTAGCGGTCAGTCAGTCAGCAGTGGGTTGAAGAGGAAATGAGGGGTAAGGGCCTTAAGAGAGTAAATGTAATGAGAGAGGACTAGCTGAGCCCCAAGTCCTGAAGAGGCAGGCAGGCTAGGTGGCCCTAGGAAAGAGGGTTCACGGTGGAAGGGGTCAGGCTGTCATCTGTGTTTCAGGTGGCGCTTACTGTGCCAAGGGCTCGTGGGTCACTGGTTCTCCAAGTGCCAGGGGTGGGCAGGCAGTGGCACTGCACCCTGTCCAATACTGTGCCCTGATGGAGAAAGCTCTGAGGTCTCCTGCCCCCCAGTTCGACACTTTCTGACGTTCCTTTTGCATCCCTCCCATTAGGACAATCAGTCCCCCTCATCTGGGAgccccctttctctcctctagCCGTTCCTGGCACCTGGACACCTACCCAGAGGCGCCCCCTCCTCTCTCATACCCCCACCCTGTGGCCAGCCCAGCTGGTTGTGTAAGATACTAGGTGGgttcacagtgatttttttttcgtTGTAAATTAAAGAGGCCGAGCATTGTTGGTTCCAGTTAATGGACATGAGATAATGTTAGAGGTTTCAAAGTGATTAAATGTACAGACTAtacaaaccaggaaaaaaaaatgacgaAGGTGAGACATTGGACAGTGGATAAAAAGAGGTGGGCCTCACAACTGCATATGACTAGCCTGTAACTAAGAGACTTTGAAACTTAAAAATCACAAGAGGAGGATTATCTGAGGACATGGCCCTCTTTGAGTAATATCCAGAAAACGCTTATCGTTGTTTTAGGTCATTGTCAAGGAATGCGTTTGTTGTCTAAATTTTCAAAGTTCAATAACAAATGTTTACCAATGCAAAATTCCACACTTGGCGGGGGCAGATTATGTTAACACCTTCTTCACAGTTTATAAAGAAAAGTTAGTCGTGGAATCAAAATTGGCCTAAGACTCAGATAATGGGCTAAACTCTTCTGTTAATATTATCTGAGACATTCTATTAAAGCTTTGGCTACGATTACCAACCGAAATTTAGAACTAGAACCCTGTgattaaaaaagagaaggataacTATTTAGAAAGGgcacctttctcttctctcagcaGGCCCCTCTCCAAAAAGCGTGATGGGCTCGCCCAAGGCTCTAAGGCAAGCCTTGACCTCTGAGTCATCCGTAGAAACATTGATCTGCCGGGCTCGCTTCCTTCTTTCAAACTCAGCTAATACTTCGGCCTGTCGCTCACTGATGTGCTCTTCAATTTCAAACACTTCTCCTATGAAAAGAATATGCAACATCCGCATAATCACCAGATCTTCTTCAAATGGGGGAAAGAAAGAATTTCTCACAATTTGAGTCTGTGTGTGCCCCTAGGGAAAGTTAATTGTCTAATCTATTACACACTTTATAGGTTACTGTTTCTCAGTTTATTAAATTATGCCAAACACAGAAAACTAAATGACACAGCTTTCAAAGGCAGGAATATGGTTCACGCCACCTTGTTCCATTTGGTAACCTTACACCTACATAAACACATAGCTGAGAGATGAGATGAGAGAGTAAGAGTATGGAGCATCTTTAGCAAATGAGTTAACGAGGTCTTCTATccagaaagtaaaacagaaaCGTTGTTTTAACAATTGCCAAAGTTATTCTCTAAAACAGTCCCAGTACAAGGACACCACAAATATAACTTGTAAATTGGAAATAAGTACCATGAAAATGATATTCTTTGACTATAAGGATTTTTGGATAATCTAGCAGCTAGTTTTAAAACTCACACCAAATACAAGCATTTGGATGGAAAATGAGAAGTACAGTAGTGATGCAGTTATGTTTAAAACAgcataaaagatttaaaaagtcaCGCATGTACATAGAAAAGAATGTTTGGGAGGATCAATGAGAAACTTGACAGAAATCACTTCTGCaaagaaatcttttcattttgttcttctgTACTGTTTGCATTTCTTATGACAAAcactataattttatttaaaaatatagtggaCTATTAGttactgacatggaaagatatccttAACAGTATACAGAGGGAAAAATGCAAGTAACAAAACAATTTGTATATCATGGTttcatttatggaaaaaaattatacacttTTATAGATTTATTAAATTCTTGGAAAGATATACACCCAGTTAATAAGGATTACAGGATTTTCTACTTCACACATTTCtacattctttgattttttcaaaatgaaaataactattagtatttaaaatttttttgctgaTTAAGATTtcccccgagctaacatccatgccagtcttcctctattctgtatgtgggtccTGCCACACTGTGGCCGCCAACGAGTGGTGCaggcctgtgcctgggaaccaaacctgggctgccaaagtggaatgcaccgaacttaaccactaggccacagggccaggcgccacaataactattatttttataatttaaaaaagatatcTCATTTTAAGTGAAAAGTAATTGGAAAACTAAAAAACggagaatattataaatatataataaaccaCCGTAGCTCCAAACCAATGCCACAACTATGCTGGATCTCCAAAAGACAAACGGAATCACTTTGAATCTAAATACACACTGAATAAATTCCCGGTAAAATTACTAACAATTCACGGAAGAAAAACTATACAAAATGTTTTAACAAAAAGGCTCTCTGGATAGGGTAGGCAAAGTATGGCCTTACACAGATCCaagtttaaaaactgaaatttgtTGACGCTATAAAGCCAGTGACATCTAAGTTTAGGGAAGGCATCATAACCAAAAATCTGAGCACCAAAGGCAAAGACGGACTCACAATTCGCATCTTACCAGAGGTTATGTTAATATTTCCTGCTTCAATTCCCGCTTTAAGTCCTTCTTTTCCCAAAATCCCAGACTCTCCTTTGGCCAGAcgctccctctccttctcttccaaaCTTCCATAATAGATGTGTGGTTTCTTCACAACAGGAGCCACCAAGTCATCGGGTGCCTTGGTTTTGGTTGCCTGCTTAGTTAAAGACCTGGATTAGCCTAAGGCTTCATCTTAGCAATTGACCCGCTTCCCCAGAGGATGGAGCTCATCCTGAGCTTCAATCCTATTTCCTCCCCAACCGAAAGGACAAGTTGGACACCAGTTCAGATGCGTTTTCACTGATTCAGGGGGGTGTTTCAGTCTCTCGATCACCTAAGTTTTGCAGATAGAAAGAAGCTGATAAAACTAGTGAATTTCTCTTGCTAATTTTCCTATCAAAGGTTTGCTCTGAAACGTGTTCACTTCATTCGGTTGGAAGCGCAATTCTGGGGTTTTACGACCCTTCCAGGGTCACTGCTCATCACAGGGGAAACATCAAGGACAAGTGAAATAACCAAGGCGATGTTAAGGGGAAACAAGTTACAACGCTGCCGGTCTATACATTTCAAACGTTTTCAGACGTGAGGCAGTAGATATAAAGTAAGGAGGCCTCGTTACAATTAAGAGGCCTCCTAGACACAAATCTTGGCCAAGACACACTACGTCCTCCCTTTCCGAGCTGCGTTTCTGGATCAGTCGGAAGAGCTCTTTACCGTTCGCGGGTGTAGCGAGGGGTGCAAGTGAGCTAAAGCacaaaaagggagggagggatcaGGAAAACGCTGCTCCTCAGACCTCCACCGCCTTAGCACCTGCCCTAACGGCCCCAGCCCGTGGGGACCCCCACCCCTCCGCGCTCCCTGCCAGAGAGAGCTGAGATCTGTACCGTGGAGGAGGCGCGTGAGGAAGCCATGCTGGGCTCTGGAGCCGCGAAGCCCCAGCGAAATCCGAGCCCTACGCTTCAGAGCGTCCACCGCGCGCCCAGCAAAGCGGAACTGCGTCACCTACCGGAAGTGGGCCCAGAGCTGACGCTGAGGCCTGGGTGGCGTGGAGCATGACGGGAATCGTAGTAGGGAAGAGTCTGGGCGCGTCGAGAGGCGTGACCCGTAGTCGTCCGAGGAAAGCACGCGGAGGACGAGGTTCTGCGAGGAGAGAGGCTCAGAGTAGTCTGGGAAGTGTAGTCCAGTTGGCCTGGAAGAAGAGTCGCGGTGGGCGCCGAGGTTCTGGGAAGGGGCCGAGCAGGCTTGAAAACAGGTAGGTGCGTCCAGGCGCGCGGCTCGGGGCTGAACTCTGGAGCAAATCGAGGGCTTCCGGGGCCTGCTGTCCCTCCTGGCCCAACGAGCGGTTTGACGTCGTCCTGGAGCGGAGGTCCCTGTTGCCGTGGAAACCCTCGCCCTGGACCCCCGAGTGCTGCCCTGGAGCTGCGGAAGGAGAGCTGTTCTCCGCTGTCCGGAAGTTCTCTCCTAGGGGCTCCCCCTGAGCTGGGGGAATTAGCGGTGGGTTTGAGCAGCGGCGAGAGATTAAGCTCGAAGAGCCCTCTAGCGCCAGAGTATAATAATGACCCGGCGGAGGAGCCACGCCTGATTTTGTTGTCTGTCTTCAGCCCGGTCTTTGTATCAGATATATCAGATGCAgagtgagatgatggatgtgagGGGACAGGTAATCGGCACGCAAGCAACTCTGCCGGGCCCTGCgttctgctgggtgctggggcctCAGAGATGAACAAGACGAGGCTTTTGCTCCCATGTCGAGGGTGGAGATGCTCAAAATATTGGTGTTTCCCGAGCTGACAGAGCCCTTACCCACAAGGACAATGACAATAATACTGGTTGTTGTTTATTGAGCGATTACTAAATGCCAAGTTACGTTCCAGGAACTTACTCAGCATTACGTCTTTGAATCCATACAACAACAGAGTACAGTTACAGAAACTAAGATGTAGTGAAAGATGAAGCTAATTGTTCGAGATACTTGGTGGGTGGGATTAGaacctctgccctctgctctttTGCCTCCAGAGAGCGCTTGTACCCACTACCCTATACTGCTTTGTAGTGGCGAGCTTTTCACAATCAGcagaaaaagttaagaaaatgcaaagaagtttttttctttcttttaagcaTTCCCCCgaaacctcccccccccccaaactttGGCTTCCTCTGCCATTTGCCTACATTGGTATCAGGATATTATCTGATTTAATATAAAGCGATTTGAAATGTAATGTGCTAGTGTTTGGGGTTGATAATATCACCTCTATCTGTCCCAAGCTTCACGGGAGAAGGAAACGCTTCTTCCTTTGTGTATTTCACAGTCCTTGATACATCCCAGATACATGTAACAATAATTTATATCTGTTAATACTTTAAAGGAGCTTTCACTTACATCATTCTCATTACATCAGTCAATTACATCAGTCATCTTACGTGAATCCTCACCATGTAACCTATGTATAATGTTTATAGGAAGCTGACATTTATTAACCAAACTAACAGCTTCcacttcatctgtaaagtgggggtaatTTTGTTGGCGTGCAGGATTtctatgtataaataaaaatgtaaagaatggaaatggaaaagcataGCACAGTGCTGAAGAAAAGTTCATTTCACTGACTTTATCAGCTCTCTCAGTTTATTCAAGAGAACATTTACTGACTGGTTATCATAGATACAGTCTACTGGATGCTGTGGAGAATATAAGGACGCAACGCACAGATTTTAAACTCAGTTGgggagttttattttcttcttaaaaaaatgttttctgttagCATAAGCATTACCTAGGGTTTTCAGACTCTGTGGAGTGTTCTGTTGACCCTCTTTGTatatttgttctctctccttggaGTGACCTTAatctctttctctgcctgtccTTCACCAGTCAACTAAGAcatcatctcctccaggaagctctccaTGTTCCTGTCCATGCCATGCTCAGGCCAGACTGGATTGGTACCATTGCATTACCCTTGTCAGAGTTTTATTACACTGTGTTGCAATTCTCTGTTTACATGTTTGTTTTCCCCACAGACTGTGTCTTCCTTTTAACTCTGTGCTGGAGCACAAGAAGTGTTTGTTTCATGAATGACGTATCCATTTAGGACCTGCTTAGCCTCTGAGGATAACTCTGTGAACTGGTGAGTTAGAGGAAGTTTTCATGAGGTTTAGTAAACTGATTTTAGCATTCAGGGGTGATCACAGATCTCTCACAATTTGCATGTAGAGTTGATCAAATTTAGTGGCTTATATACTCTCCCACTAACTATGCTGAATTAAGATGTGATCTTTAGCTTTATCCTTTTAGCTAGAATATTTCTTTGAATGTGACAGGAGCATGAGATTAAAGTGATTGTTGCCTAGAATTCTCTTTACAGGTAGCTTGCCGTTTTAAGTTCTTGATGAAAGAGTTTTTTGGAATTAGAAAGTTGTGGATCTCCATCatgtaataaaaatgtaataatcatCCACCTAAAGACTTAGAAGCCTATGTGTGAATCCAAATGAGTCTTTTGTATCGCCATTCGTTTTAGCATGCATGCTTACAATTGATCTTATATTTGTAGCTGAGATTTATCCCCTctagtttttccttctttctgcctttttagCAGCTAATAGTTCACTGGGCCTGGCCCTTGGTGTTGATTTCAGTATGCTGCGACGAAAACCAACCCGCCTGGAGCTCAAGCTTGATGACATTGAGGAATTTGAGAGTATTCGAAAGGACCTGGAAGTAAGAGCACGACTTTCAAACCTTTAGGAGTATTTAAAGCAATTACTCTAACTTTTGAACTCTAGACTCTTGTACCAACAGCATTTGAAATCTCTATTTGGATGCTTTACGGGCCTCTCAAACttaatgtattagtttcctgtggctgctgtaacaaattatcacaaacctGGTggtttcaaacaacagaaatttattctttcacagttctgtaggCCAGAAACCTGAAATTGGTACCActgttcaaaatcaaggtgtcagcaggactacgctccctccagaggctccaggggagaatctgttccgtgacccttctagcttctggtggccacTGGCAtaccttggcttgtggctgcgtcACTGCCGTCTCTGCCTCCTgatcacatggccttctcttctATGTCCCTCTGCCCCCTCTAGTAAGGATACatgtgatggcatttagggcccatctggataatccaggataacgcCCCCACCTCAAGATCCTttatttaatcacatctgcagaatTAGGACCTGATAGCTTTGGGGGTCATTATTCAGCCTGTTACACTTAACATGTTAAAACGGAAAACCTCTTGATTTCTTCCTCAAATCAGTTTCTCCTCAGTGTTCCCCATCTCGGTACCTGTGCAGTcgctcaagccagaaacctgagaGTCACTCTTGAGGTCCCCCTTTCCCTCGCCCTTTATGTTCATTCTGTCCATAAATCCTTTGATTTTACCACAAGAATATTTCTAGAATCTACCCATACGTTTCCATCTCCACCGTACAACCCTAGTCCAAGTaaccatcctctctctctctgcaattTCCGTAGCATCCTAAGTGgtcttccttcttccacttttgTCACTTCAGTCCATTTCCCCATCAGGTGTCTAGAATGATCTTTAAAGAAATTCAGATCATGtcatttccctgcttaaaactcttcactGGTTTCctgtacttagaataaaatctcagTTCCTTATCGTGGCCTACAAGATTTGTATGTTCTGGCCGCTCTCAGGTTTGCCTTGCTCTCTGTACCCTAGGCACACTggctttcctttgtttccttgaaCACGCCAAACTGTTGATCGCTCATGGCCTTTGCACATGTTACTTCTCTCTGCCTCGAGTGCTCCccctctcttcatctctct
This window encodes:
- the PRPF4 gene encoding U4/U6 small nuclear ribonucleoprotein Prp4 isoform X1 produces the protein MLHATQASASALGPLPQATKTKAPDDLVAPVVKKPHIYYGSLEEKERERLAKGESGILGKEGLKAGIEAGNINITSGEVFEIEEHISERQAEVLAEFERRKRARQINVSTDDSEVKACLRALGEPITLFGEGPAERRERLRNILSVVGTDALKKTKKDDEKSKKSKEEYQQTWYHEGPNSLKVARLWIANYSLPRAMKRLEEARLHKEIPETTRTSQMQELHKSLRSLNNFCSQIGDDRPISYCHFSPNSKMLATACWSGLCKLWSVPDCNLLHTLRGHNTNVGAIVFHPKSTVSLDQKDVNLASCAADGSVKLWSLDSDEPVADIEGHTVRVARVMWHPSGRFLGTTCYDRSWRLWDLEAQEEILHQEGHSMGVYDIAFHQDGSLAGTGGLDAFGRVWDLRTGRCIMFLEGHLKEIYGINFSPNGYHIATGSGDNTCKVWDLRQRRCVYTIPAHQNLVTGVKFEPIHGNFLLTGAYDNTAKIWTHPGWSPLKTLAGHEGKVMGLDISSDGQLIATCSYDRTFKLWMAE
- the PRPF4 gene encoding U4/U6 small nuclear ribonucleoprotein Prp4 isoform X3 encodes the protein MASSRASSTQATKTKAPDDLVAPVVKKPHIYYGSLEEKERERLAKGESGILGKEGLKAGIEAGNINITSGEVFEIEEHISERQAEVLAEFERRKRARQINVSTDDSEVKACLRALGEPITLFGEGPAERRERLRNILSVVGTDALKKTKKDDEKSKKSKEEYQQTWYHEGPNSLKVARLWIANYSLPRAMKRLEEARLHKEIPETTRTSQMQELHKSLRSLNNFCSQIGDDRPISYCHFSPNSKMLATACWSGLCKLWSVPDCNLLHTLRGHNTNVGAIVFHPKSTVSLDQKDVNLASCAADGSVKLWSLDSDEPVADIEGHTVRVARVMWHPSGRFLGTTCYDRSWRLWDLEAQEEILHQEGHSMGVYDIAFHQDGSLAGTGGLDAFGRVWDLRTGRCIMFLEGHLKEIYGINFSPNGYHIATGSGDNTCKVWDLRQRRCVYTIPAHQNLVTGVKFEPIHGNFLLTGAYDNTAKIWTHPGWSPLKTLAGHEGKVMGLDISSDGQLIATCSYDRTFKLWMAE
- the PRPF4 gene encoding U4/U6 small nuclear ribonucleoprotein Prp4 isoform X4, which codes for MASSRASSTATKTKAPDDLVAPVVKKPHIYYGSLEEKERERLAKGESGILGKEGLKAGIEAGNINITSGEVFEIEEHISERQAEVLAEFERRKRARQINVSTDDSEVKACLRALGEPITLFGEGPAERRERLRNILSVVGTDALKKTKKDDEKSKKSKEEYQQTWYHEGPNSLKVARLWIANYSLPRAMKRLEEARLHKEIPETTRTSQMQELHKSLRSLNNFCSQIGDDRPISYCHFSPNSKMLATACWSGLCKLWSVPDCNLLHTLRGHNTNVGAIVFHPKSTVSLDQKDVNLASCAADGSVKLWSLDSDEPVADIEGHTVRVARVMWHPSGRFLGTTCYDRSWRLWDLEAQEEILHQEGHSMGVYDIAFHQDGSLAGTGGLDAFGRVWDLRTGRCIMFLEGHLKEIYGINFSPNGYHIATGSGDNTCKVWDLRQRRCVYTIPAHQNLVTGVKFEPIHGNFLLTGAYDNTAKIWTHPGWSPLKTLAGHEGKVMGLDISSDGQLIATCSYDRTFKLWMAE
- the PRPF4 gene encoding U4/U6 small nuclear ribonucleoprotein Prp4 isoform X2 yields the protein MLHATQASASALGPLPATKTKAPDDLVAPVVKKPHIYYGSLEEKERERLAKGESGILGKEGLKAGIEAGNINITSGEVFEIEEHISERQAEVLAEFERRKRARQINVSTDDSEVKACLRALGEPITLFGEGPAERRERLRNILSVVGTDALKKTKKDDEKSKKSKEEYQQTWYHEGPNSLKVARLWIANYSLPRAMKRLEEARLHKEIPETTRTSQMQELHKSLRSLNNFCSQIGDDRPISYCHFSPNSKMLATACWSGLCKLWSVPDCNLLHTLRGHNTNVGAIVFHPKSTVSLDQKDVNLASCAADGSVKLWSLDSDEPVADIEGHTVRVARVMWHPSGRFLGTTCYDRSWRLWDLEAQEEILHQEGHSMGVYDIAFHQDGSLAGTGGLDAFGRVWDLRTGRCIMFLEGHLKEIYGINFSPNGYHIATGSGDNTCKVWDLRQRRCVYTIPAHQNLVTGVKFEPIHGNFLLTGAYDNTAKIWTHPGWSPLKTLAGHEGKVMGLDISSDGQLIATCSYDRTFKLWMAE